The Streptomyces sp. NBC_01363 region CGGCAGCAGCAGCCATGCCTTCACCGGCTGCCCGCCCCAGCCCCGGAATGTCACGTCGAACACGTCGACGGTCGCGAATCCGGCGTCGTACGGGACGAACGCGGCGTCCAGGTCGTGGCGGGCCGTCTCGGTGAGCGTCTTCTCCCAGAAGGCGTCGAAGTCGGTCGGCTCCTCCGGCTCCGGCCGGTAGTCGCGCAGCCGGTCCAGAGGCATGTCGAACAGCAAGGGTCTAGCTCCTCTTCAGGGTGAGGTTGAGGGTTGCACCGTGGCGTCCGGCCGTGTCGGCGGTGATCCGGACGCCGTTTCCGGTGGGTGCCGCGCTGACACCCGGATCGGCCGAGACGACGCTCAGACCGCGCTGTGCCAGGTCCAGCACGACCGAGGACCGCAGCTGTGTCGGGTCGGACAGCGACACCTTCACCGTCTTCCCGTCCGGCCGCACCAGCACCGAGGCCGGGCCGTCCGCGGTCAGTTCCTGCGCGGTGCCGGCGGTCCAGAAGTTCGCGGCGACCAGCCCGTCCGCGCAGCGGCGTACCGCGTGCACGGCGGTGGAGCGGGCGATCGGCTTCACCGGCGGCGCGGACGACCACTGCTTCGTCCGCTCGGCCGAGGCAGCCGGGGCCTGGAGCCAGTAGTAGCCCGCCCCGCTCGGTGCGGCGCCGTGGTCCTGCCAGAGCGTCAGATACGGGCGGGTGACCGAGGTGTCCGTGCCGTACTTGAGGTTGATCTCGCGCCAGGTCGCGGTGCGCTCCTCGCGCAGACCGTTCAGTGTGACGGGCTCGGGGAAGACATAGCCGCCGGTTCCGGCCACATGCAGCCACCGGACCTCGTCGAGGCGGTCCGACCAGCCGGCGTCCGTGGGCGCCGCCGTGCCGTTGACGAGCAGGGCCGCCTTCGGGTCGCGGAGCTTGCGGTTCTCCACCACCGTCTCGGCCGTGCCCGCGTCCGCGCCGATGCCCGAGCCGACGCAGGCGATCACGTCGTCCAGGCAGAACCAGCTCTTCAGCCCGTGCAGCGAACTGCCGTACGCGCGCAGCTCCATGCCGTACGCGCCGAGCGTCGTGCCCGGCAGCGCGGTGCCGCCCGCCCAGTCGGCCGTGCTGGTGGTCCGCTGACCCGCCGCGTCCGCCGGGCGTCCCGTGATGACCGTGGTGCCCGGCAGCCGGGCCGGGTCGACGGTCGGCCAGTAGTCCTCGCTGTAGTGCCCGAGGTCGTCGGTGTAGAGCAGGACCATGCCGTCGGAGAGGTGCCAGGCGTGCAGGTTCTCGTTCTGGATCGACTCGTAGTTGTAGATCCGGGACGAGTACGCGGAGATGCCGAGCGAGAAGGACGGCCTGCGGTGGGCCGCCTTGTCCATGCGCGGGTGCTGCTTGTGCGCGACCAGCGGCCCCCGGGCCGGCACCGGGGAGGCGATGACCTGCCGGGCGGCGACCAGCGAGGCGAGGTCGGTGACGGCCAGGAAGTCCCGGTAGGTGTCCTCGGCGATCCACTGCTTGACCAGGGCGGTGAACCGGTCGGCCGTCTCGCCGGGGAAGCTCGGGATCAGGCGCACCACCGCCTCGATGACCGTCTGCGCCGACACATGGCCCTGCTTGCTGGGGCGGGCGATCTCGCGCCCGCACACCGATGCCATCACGTCGCCGCGCACCAGCAGCGGGTCGAAGCCGTCGTCGACCCAGCCGCGGATGTTGTCGAGGTCGGGGTCGGTGACCGTCCACGCCGTACCGGCGAGCAGGTTCAGCAGCCGGGAGAGGTTGTTCAGCAGCTCCTTGCCGTACCCGCCGTTGTACGGATGCTTGTAGTGCTGGAGGAAGGAACCGTCGGAGTAGAAGCCCTCGCCGGTCCCCTCCGCCGCGGCGCTCGCGTCGTTGAAGGCGAGGACGCTGTTGGCGCCCGAACCCTCGACGTCCGAAAGAGCGTCACGGACCCGGGCCAGATCGTCGCCCGTGCCGCTGAGCACCGCGTTGACGGCGACCACGGTGGAGATCCATACCCGGTTGGCGCCGGTCGCGATCTGCCGGTCGGCCCGCCAGAGGTTCGGGTCGGGCGTGTAGTGCCGTACGGCCCCGGTGATCCGGCCCAGCCGTTCCGTCCCGAGCGCGTCGTACAGCAGTACGGCCGCGTCGTTGAGGGCGAGCGCGGAGCCGATCTCCCAGTCCCAGTCGTTGTCGAACCGGGTGTGGCCGGGACCGTAGCGGTTCGTCAGCATCCAGTCGAGGCCGGCCAGCAGCAGATCGCGCAGCGCGGTGTCGCCGTACTGGGGGGTGCCGGGGACGGCCCACGCGGTCGCGACCGTGGCGAGCCGTTTGAACGATGTCGTCACGTGGTTGGAGAGCGTGGTGCTGGTCAGATCGGGGAACAGCCCGTCGGTCCGGGCCGGGTCGAGGCCCTTGACCGAGGTGGTCGCGGCCTTGCCGATCCTGGCCACGGCCGCGGCGATCTGCGGGTCCGTCAGGTCGAGGCCGGGGCCGCCGGTGAGCAGCGTGTGCCAGCGGGTGCGCAGGGCGGCGGCGTCGTCGATGACAGCGGCCGCGTCCGCCGCGTGCGCGGTGCCCGCGGTGGCGGTGAGCGTCAGCGGCAGCGCGGCAGCCGCGCCGAGGGCCGCCGCCCCGGCGAGAACGGTGCGCCGGGTGGCGCCCGGAGTGGTGCCTGGGTTCGTCATACGGCCCTCACAGGAGGTGTCGGCGGTCGACGGCCGCTGCCAGCGCGGCATGACCGGAAGGGTTGGGGTGGAGTCCGTCGCCGCTGTCGTACGCGGGCAGCATCAGGGACGGGCGTTCCGGGTCGCGCAGTGCGGCGTCGAAGTCGACGACGGCGTCGAAGACCCGGCCGGTGCGCACCGCCGCGTTGATCCGCTGCCGGACCGTTTCGAGTTCGGGCGTCCAGCGGGTCCAGCCGCCGAACGGGGCGATGGTCGCGCCGACCGTCCGCAGCCCGGCGTTGCGGGCGCGGAGCACCAGCTGCCGGTACCCGGCCAGGACGAGCGCCGGATCGGTCTGGCTCGGCGGCTGCTGGAGATCGTTGACGCCGAGGTGGACGAGGACGGTGCGCAGTCCGGGCAGTGACAGCACATCGCGGTCGAAGCGCGCCTGCCCGCCCGGACCGAACCGGGCGTCATCCAGCAGCAGCCGGTTGCCGCTGATGCCGAGATTGGCGACGGCCGAACCGGGCAGCCGCCTGGCCAGTTGGTCGGGCCAGCGCAGATCGGCGTCGTCGGGGGTGCCGACGCCCTCCGCTATGGAGTCGCCCAGCACCGCGACCACCGGTCCGTGCGCGCCCGTCACCTCGACGCCCGTCAGCAGGAACACCGAGGTGGTGCGCTCGCCGTCGACGGAGTGCGAGGCATGGGTGTTGCGGTGGAAGGAGAGCGGACCGGTGGGGCCGGGGAGCTTGGTCTCCACCGTCAGCCGCGCCGCCTCGGGGGCACGCAGTCCGGCGACCGCGTCGCTGGTCAGCGAGGAGCCCACGGCGAGCCAAGCCTGCCGCTGCCCGCCGAACGTCACCGGCAGGCCGCCTGCCGTCACCGGGCCGACGAGGACCGGGACGGTGCCGAAGGCATGCCCGTAGCGCAGCCGGACGTTTCCGCCCGCGGAGAGCCGTACGTTGGTGACGCAGGTGCCGTCGGTCAGGCCGGCGCTCGCCACCGTGTCCGTGGCGGTCGGTGTCGTCTGCGCGGTCGCCCACGACGTCGTCCAGCGCGACCGGCCCGTGCCGCCGCCCGGCCGCTCGGCCGCCTGTGCCCCGGGCGCCGCGGCCGCGACCGCCGCCAGACCGGCCGCCGCCGTCAGTACCCCGCGTCTCGCGGGTCCTCGCCCGCTCACTGGGGGCACGCACCCGTCGGGTCGTACTCGCTGCCGTAGGTGCCGACCGCGTCGCCACCGGTGTTGCCGCTCAT contains the following coding sequences:
- a CDS encoding polysaccharide lyase 8 family protein, whose amino-acid sequence is MTNPGTTPGATRRTVLAGAAALGAAAALPLTLTATAGTAHAADAAAVIDDAAALRTRWHTLLTGGPGLDLTDPQIAAAVARIGKAATTSVKGLDPARTDGLFPDLTSTTLSNHVTTSFKRLATVATAWAVPGTPQYGDTALRDLLLAGLDWMLTNRYGPGHTRFDNDWDWEIGSALALNDAAVLLYDALGTERLGRITGAVRHYTPDPNLWRADRQIATGANRVWISTVVAVNAVLSGTGDDLARVRDALSDVEGSGANSVLAFNDASAAAEGTGEGFYSDGSFLQHYKHPYNGGYGKELLNNLSRLLNLLAGTAWTVTDPDLDNIRGWVDDGFDPLLVRGDVMASVCGREIARPSKQGHVSAQTVIEAVVRLIPSFPGETADRFTALVKQWIAEDTYRDFLAVTDLASLVAARQVIASPVPARGPLVAHKQHPRMDKAAHRRPSFSLGISAYSSRIYNYESIQNENLHAWHLSDGMVLLYTDDLGHYSEDYWPTVDPARLPGTTVITGRPADAAGQRTTSTADWAGGTALPGTTLGAYGMELRAYGSSLHGLKSWFCLDDVIACVGSGIGADAGTAETVVENRKLRDPKAALLVNGTAAPTDAGWSDRLDEVRWLHVAGTGGYVFPEPVTLNGLREERTATWREINLKYGTDTSVTRPYLTLWQDHGAAPSGAGYYWLQAPAASAERTKQWSSAPPVKPIARSTAVHAVRRCADGLVAANFWTAGTAQELTADGPASVLVRPDGKTVKVSLSDPTQLRSSVVLDLAQRGLSVVSADPGVSAAPTGNGVRITADTAGRHGATLNLTLKRS
- a CDS encoding SGNH/GDSL hydrolase family protein, which encodes MSGRGPARRGVLTAAAGLAAVAAAAPGAQAAERPGGGTGRSRWTTSWATAQTTPTATDTVASAGLTDGTCVTNVRLSAGGNVRLRYGHAFGTVPVLVGPVTAGGLPVTFGGQRQAWLAVGSSLTSDAVAGLRAPEAARLTVETKLPGPTGPLSFHRNTHASHSVDGERTTSVFLLTGVEVTGAHGPVVAVLGDSIAEGVGTPDDADLRWPDQLARRLPGSAVANLGISGNRLLLDDARFGPGGQARFDRDVLSLPGLRTVLVHLGVNDLQQPPSQTDPALVLAGYRQLVLRARNAGLRTVGATIAPFGGWTRWTPELETVRQRINAAVRTGRVFDAVVDFDAALRDPERPSLMLPAYDSGDGLHPNPSGHAALAAAVDRRHLL